The segment CGCCTCGCGGCGGTTGCCCCGCCGTCCCCCGAAGTCCACACTCCCCTCATGATTGATGTCGCCGATCCCCTCGCCGCCGGCACGGATCGCTTCCCCACCCGGGCGGTCCTCCCTCCCGAGCGCCTCGATGCCCTCTCCCGCGAAATCCTCGCCCTCAAGCAAAGCCGCAACGCCGTCATCCTCGCCCACAACTACCAGGTCCCCGAAATCCAGGACGTCGCCGATTACGTCGGCGATTCCCTCGGCCTTTCCCAGCAGGCGGCCCGGACCTCCGCCGAGGTCATCGTCTTCTGTGGTGTCCATTTCATGGCGGAAACCGCCAAGATCCTGAACCCCGGCAAGATCGTCGTCCTGCCCGACCGCGATGCCGGTTGTTCCCTCGAGGAAAGCTGCCCCGCCGACCGCCTCGCCGCCTTCCAACAGACCCTCGGCAACCCCTACACCATCGCCTACATCAACTGCTCCGCTGCGGTCAAAGCCCTCAGTGACGTCATCTGCACCAGCGGCAACGCCGTCCGCATCGTCGAAGCCGCCCCCGCCGATCGCCCTCTCCTCTTCGTCCCCGACGAAAACCTTGGAGGCTGGGTCATGGAACAGACCGGCCGCCCCATGACGCTCTGGAAAGGCAACTGCTACGTCCACGTCGAGTGGACCCACCGCGCCATCACCGAGATCCGCGCCCGCCACCCCGGCGCCCCCCTTGTCGCCCACCCCGAATGCACCAAGGCCGTCCGCATGCTCGCCGACGAAGTCTGTTCCACCGAGAAAATGGTGTCCTGGTGCAAGGCCACCCCGGCCTCCTCCATCATCATCGCCACCGAAGCCGGCATGCTGCACCGCCTCAAGAAGGAGTGCCCGGACAAGACGTTCATCGCGGCCCCCACCGAGAACTGCCGTTGCAACGAGTGCCGCTTCATGAAGCTGAATACCCTCGAAAAACTCCACGACTGCCTCGACCGCCTCGAACCCCGAGTCGAACTCGACCCGGCCCTCATGGACCGCGCCCGCCTTCCCATCGAACGGATGCTCCAGCTCTCCGCCACCCCGCCCATCCCGCAGGCCACCGCCGCCTGAACACTGCCGCCTGAACGCCGCCCGCACCCAGGCCCCCCCATCCATGCGTCATCCTCCCTCCCTCGAAGGCCCGCACCTCGCAACACAGCCAGGTTCCCTCCGCCTCCCGTCTGCCGCCTCCCGCCGCACCTGGCTGCGTCGTGCCGCCCTGTCCCTCGCAGGCCTCCTGCCCGCCATCGCCCCATCCGCGGAAGCCCAAACGGCCGCCGCCCGAACCTCCCGACCCGAACCCCGCCTCCTCAAGGTTCTCCCCCACTTCCTGGACCTCGACGGACGCCACACCGTCAACCCCAGCCTGTTCGATCGCGACGCCTACCAGGCCGAACTGCGACTCCACCCGGAACGCCGCTCGGGCATGCGCTTCGACATCCTCTGGAGACCGCCCCGCGGCGGCCCCTACGCCTTCGATCTCTCCCTCGAACTCCGCGGTTCCCTCGCCCCCGCCGCCGCCCCCGTCATCCTCTCCGCCCGCGCCACCTCCCGCGCCCGGTTCACCCAGTGGACCCGCGTCCCGCTCGTTGGCCCCGACTACGCCGCCCTGGGCGAACTCCTCTCCTGGCGCATCCGTCTCCTCCGCGACGACCAACCCGTCGCCGAAATGACCTCCTTCCTCTGGTAACCCCCTTCCTCAGCCCCCCGGCCCCCTGTCTTCAGGCTTCAGGCTTCAGGCTTCAGGCTTCAGGCTTCAGGCTTCAGGCTTCAGGCTTCAGGTCTCAGGTTTCAGGTCTCCTCCCTCACCCCCCCGCCCCCCCGCCCCCCCGCGCCTCTTGACGCCCGGCTCCGACCCGGTAGTTGAAAGGCCATGAATTTCGAGCGTTTCACCACCAAGGCCCAGGCCGCCCTGCGCGACGCCCAGAACCTCGCCTACCAGAACTCCCACCAGGAACTCGACACCGTCCACCTCCTCCTTGCCCTCGCCGGACAGGCGGACGGCCTCATCCAGCCGCTCCTCCAGCAGCTCGGCGTCCCCGTCCCGTCACTCGTCAACGATCTCCAGCAGGAACTCGCCGGACGCCCCAAGGTCACCGGCATCGCCTCCTCCGACCTCTTCCCCAGCAACGCCCTCAAACGCACCCTCGACGCCGCCGAAACCGAGGCCCGCAAGCTCCACGACGACTTCATCAGCGCCGAACATCTCCTCCTCGCCCTCCTTCACGAAGGCGGTCCCGCCCTCCAATCCATCTTCCGCCGCCATCGGCTCAAACCCGACGCCGTCCTCTCCGCCCTCGCCCAACTCCGCGGCAACCAGCGCGTCACCGACCCCAATCCCGAAGACAAGTTCCAGGCCCTCGAAAAGTACGGACGCGACCTCACCGCCCTCGCCCGCCAGGGCAGGATCGACCCCGTCATTGGCCGCGACGACGAAATCCGCCGCGTCATGCAGGTCCTCACCCGCCGCACCAAGAACAACCCCGTCCTCATCGGCGAACCCGGCGTCGGCAAGACCGCCATCGCCGAAGGCCTCGCCCGCCGCATCGTCGCCGGCGACGTCCCCGAAACCCTCCGTAACCGCACCCTGATCGCCATGGACCTCGGCGCCATGATCGCCGGGGCCAAGTACCGCGGCGAATTCGAGGACCGCCTCAAGGCCTTCCTCAAGGAAATCACCTCCAGCCAGGGGCGCATCATCCTCTTCATCGACGAACTCCACACCCTCGTCGGCGCCGGCAAGGCCGAGGGCGCCACCGACGCCGCCAACATGCTCAAGCCGCAACTCGCCCGCGGCGAACTCCGCTGCATCGGCGCCACCACCCTCGACGAATACCGCCGCCACATCGAAAAGGACCCCGCCCTCGAACGCCGCTTCCAGCCCGTCCAGGTCGCCGAACCCTCCGTCGAAGCCACCATCGCCATCCTCCGCGGCCTCAAGGAACGCTACGAAGTCCATCACGGCGTCCGCATCCAGGATGCCGCCCTCGTCGCCGCCGCCACCCTCTCCCATCGCTACATCAGCGACCGCTTCCTCCCCGACAAGGCCGTGGACCTCATCGACGAGGCCGCCTCAAGACTCCGCATGGAACTCGATTCCATGCCCACCGAAATCGACCAGCTCGAACGCCAGATCCTCCAGCTCGAAATCGAACAGACCGCCCTCCGCAAGGAAAAGGACGACGCCTCCCGCGATCGCCTCCAGCGCCTCGACCGCGACCTTGCGAACCTCCGCGAGCAGTCCGGCCGCCTCAAGGCCCAGTGGCAGAACGAAAAGGCCGCCCTCGATGCCGTCTCCGTCGTCAACGGCGAGATCGAAAGCGCCAAACTCGAACTCGAAAAAGCCCGGCGCGTCGGCGACCTCGCCAAGGCCTCCGAAATCCAGTACGGTCGCCTCCCCCAGCTCCAAACCAGGCTCGCCGAAACCGAAAAAGCCCTCCAGTCCGCCCCTCCCGGCACCCGCCTCCTCAACACCGAAGTCGCCGAGGAGGATGTCGCCAAGGTCGTCGCCTCCTGGACCGGCATCCCCGTCACCCGGCTCATCGAGGGCGAACGCGCCAAACTCGTCGGCATGGAGGAACGCCTCGCCCGCCGTGTCGTCGGCCAGCCCGAGGCCATCCACGTCGTCAGCAACGCCGTCCGCCGCGCCCGTTCCGGCCTTCAGGACCCCAACCGCCCCATCGGCACCTTCATGTTCCTCGGCCCCACCGGCGTCGGCAAAACCGAACTCGCCCGCGCCCTCGCCGAGTTCCTCTTCGATGACGAACATGCCCTCGTCCGCATCGACATGTCCGAGTACATGGAG is part of the Verrucomicrobiia bacterium genome and harbors:
- the clpB gene encoding ATP-dependent chaperone ClpB, yielding MNFERFTTKAQAALRDAQNLAYQNSHQELDTVHLLLALAGQADGLIQPLLQQLGVPVPSLVNDLQQELAGRPKVTGIASSDLFPSNALKRTLDAAETEARKLHDDFISAEHLLLALLHEGGPALQSIFRRHRLKPDAVLSALAQLRGNQRVTDPNPEDKFQALEKYGRDLTALARQGRIDPVIGRDDEIRRVMQVLTRRTKNNPVLIGEPGVGKTAIAEGLARRIVAGDVPETLRNRTLIAMDLGAMIAGAKYRGEFEDRLKAFLKEITSSQGRIILFIDELHTLVGAGKAEGATDAANMLKPQLARGELRCIGATTLDEYRRHIEKDPALERRFQPVQVAEPSVEATIAILRGLKERYEVHHGVRIQDAALVAAATLSHRYISDRFLPDKAVDLIDEAASRLRMELDSMPTEIDQLERQILQLEIEQTALRKEKDDASRDRLQRLDRDLANLREQSGRLKAQWQNEKAALDAVSVVNGEIESAKLELEKARRVGDLAKASEIQYGRLPQLQTRLAETEKALQSAPPGTRLLNTEVAEEDVAKVVASWTGIPVTRLIEGERAKLVGMEERLARRVVGQPEAIHVVSNAVRRARSGLQDPNRPIGTFMFLGPTGVGKTELARALAEFLFDDEHALVRIDMSEYMEKFSVQRLIGAPPGYVGYEEGGQLTEAVRRRPYSVLLFDEIEKAHSDVFNVLLQVLDDGRLTDGQGRTVDFKNAIIILTSNIASPVIQEFAASGPATPADQQELERLVRTELKGHFRPEFLNRLDDIIIFHSLGAEDLDRIVEIQLARLEQRLAAMQLELTLDPAARRRLAQEGHDPQFGARPLKRAIQDLLLDPLALKLLDGEFKPGDRVAVTVADNQLAFRKG
- the nadA gene encoding quinolinate synthase NadA gives rise to the protein MIDVADPLAAGTDRFPTRAVLPPERLDALSREILALKQSRNAVILAHNYQVPEIQDVADYVGDSLGLSQQAARTSAEVIVFCGVHFMAETAKILNPGKIVVLPDRDAGCSLEESCPADRLAAFQQTLGNPYTIAYINCSAAVKALSDVICTSGNAVRIVEAAPADRPLLFVPDENLGGWVMEQTGRPMTLWKGNCYVHVEWTHRAITEIRARHPGAPLVAHPECTKAVRMLADEVCSTEKMVSWCKATPASSIIIATEAGMLHRLKKECPDKTFIAAPTENCRCNECRFMKLNTLEKLHDCLDRLEPRVELDPALMDRARLPIERMLQLSATPPIPQATAA